The DNA sequence GACCTTCGTGATCATCACCGGCGGCATCGACCTGTCGGTCGGCTCGCTGTTCGCGCTCGGCGGGGTCCTGGCGGCCTGGGGTTCCCGGCACGGGACGCTGGTGGCGCTGCTGCTGCCGCTGGTGGTGTGCGGGGCCATCGGTGTCGTCAACGGTCTGCTGGTGGCCCGTTCGCGGCTTGCGCCGTTCATCGTCACGCTGGCCGCGATGCTGGGGGCGCGGGGCCTGATGCTGGCCCTGACCGACGAGGGCGCCAACACCTATCTGATCGGCAAGGGTTCGTTCCTCGCGGAACTCGGCCAGGGCTCGGTCCTCGGCATCGGCAACCCGGTGTGGATCACGCTGGCGCTGTTCGTCGCCGGGGCCGTCGTCCTGCGCCGCACGCGCTTCGGACAGCATGTGTACGCGGTCGGCGGCAACGAGGACGCGGCGGCCCTGATGGGCGCCCCGGTGGCCCGCACCAAGATCCTCGTCTACACCCTGTCCGGAGTGCTGGCGGGGCTGGCGGGCGCGCTCAACGCCGCCTGGCTCGCCTCCGGGGTGACCATCCTCGGCAACGGCATGGAACTGGAGGCCATCTCCGCCGTCGTCATCGGCGGCACCCTGCTCACCGGCGGGCTCGGCTACGTCAGCGGCTCCCTGGTCGGTGTGCTGCTGCTGAAGGTGATCCAGAACGTCATCAACCAGATCGGCTCCCTGGACTCCTCCTACCAGCAGGTCGTCAGCGGCGCCTTCCTGGCGGTCGTGGTCGTCGCCCAGACCTGGCTGGGCCGCCGGCGGCAACTGATGTAGAGCTCCGGACGCGGCGGTCGGGCCCCTCCGACTCCCGCTGCCGCGTCCGGGTACCGGGCGGCCGGTCACGCCCCACCGCGCGACCGGCCGCTTCTCGCACGCGCACGTCTCCCACCCCCACTTCCCAAGGAGTGACGATGCGTCGAGTACCCGCCCCGCTCCCACCCCTCCCCCGGCCGCGACGGCGGTCACGATGGGCCACCACCGTGCTCGCGGTGCTGGCCCTGCTCGCCGGCACCGCCCTCACCGTCTCCGGCGTCGCGGCCGCCGCGCCGCAGGCGTGGACGCCGAAGCCCGCGCCGATGACCACCCCCTGGACGAACCAGGTCCCCGTGGACATGCCGCTGCCCGAGTACCCGCGGCCGCAGCTCACCCGCCCCGACTGGGCCAATCTGAACGGCATCTGGGACTTCGCCGTCACCGCGGCGGACGCCGGACGGCCCGCGTCGTTCCCCGAGCAGATCCGCGTCCCGTTCGTCGCCGAGTCGGCGCTCTCCGGCATCCAGCGCAAGATCACGCAAAACGACAAGCTCTGGTACAAGCGCACCTTCACCGTCCCGTCGGGCTGGAACGGCCGCCGCGTCCAACTCCACTTCGGTGCCAGTGACTGGCGTACGACGGTGTGGGTCAACGACCGGCAGGCCGGGGCCACCCACGACGGCGGCTTCGACTCCTTCTCCCACGACATCACCGCGCTGCTCAACAGCGGCACCAACACCGTCGTCATCTCCGTGTGGGACCCCACCCAGACCGGTACGCAGGCGGTCGGCAAGCAGCGGCTCAACGATGTCACGCCGCATCCGGGTGGTGGCATCTTCTACACCGCCGCGTCCGGCATCTGGCAGACGGTGTGGCTGGAACCCGTGGCCGCCGCCCACATCACCCGCCTCGACATGGTGCCCGACCTCACGAACAACCGCCTCAGGGTCACCGTGCGGGGCGCCGGAACGAGCGGCCACCAGGCCCGTGTCACCGTCTCCGCCGGCGGCACCACCGTCGGCACCGCGACCGGTCCGGTCGGCGGCGAGTTCACCGTCCCGGTGCCGAACGCGCGCCGGTGGAGCCCGGACGACCCGTTCCTCTACGACGTCAGGGCCGACCTGCTCTCCGGTACGGCGGCCGTCGACTCCGTGGGCAGTTACGCCGGGATGCGCTCCATCGGCCTCGCCCGGGTCGACGGCGTCCTGCGGCCCGTTCTCAACGGCGAGTTCGTCTTCCAGACCGGCACCCTGGACCAGGGCTACTGGCCGGACGGCATCTACACCGCGCCCACCGACGCCGCGCTCCGGTACGACCTGCAGAAGCACAAGGACCTGGGCTTCAACATGGTCCGCAAGCACATCAAGGTCGAACCGCAGCGCTGGTTCCACTGGGCCGACCGGCTCGGCCTGCTGGTGTGGCAGGACATGCCCTCCATGGAGCGCACCCCGGACGCCGCCGGGCGCACCCAGTGGGAGGCCGAGTACGACCGGATCATCGACCAGCACCGCAGCTCGCCGTCGCTGGTGATGTGGGTCAACCAGAACGAGGGCTGGGGCCAGTACGACCAGGCCCGCATCGCCGACGAGGTCAAGGCGTACGACCCGTCCCGCCTCGTGGACAACATGAGCGGCGTCAACTGCTGCGGCGCGGTGGACGGCGGCAACGGCGATGTGGTGGACCACCATGTGTACGTGGGTCCCGGCACCACGGTGCC is a window from the Streptomyces capillispiralis genome containing:
- a CDS encoding ABC transporter permease, whose translation is MTVTKTDARVTAAGGGEPAAAAEPAGPARSERLTALVQQHGALAVLVVVSLVASFSFDSFATGDNVGNMATSSAFLAIVALGMTFVIITGGIDLSVGSLFALGGVLAAWGSRHGTLVALLLPLVVCGAIGVVNGLLVARSRLAPFIVTLAAMLGARGLMLALTDEGANTYLIGKGSFLAELGQGSVLGIGNPVWITLALFVAGAVVLRRTRFGQHVYAVGGNEDAAALMGAPVARTKILVYTLSGVLAGLAGALNAAWLASGVTILGNGMELEAISAVVIGGTLLTGGLGYVSGSLVGVLLLKVIQNVINQIGSLDSSYQQVVSGAFLAVVVVAQTWLGRRRQLM
- a CDS encoding AbfB domain-containing protein — translated: MRRVPAPLPPLPRPRRRSRWATTVLAVLALLAGTALTVSGVAAAAPQAWTPKPAPMTTPWTNQVPVDMPLPEYPRPQLTRPDWANLNGIWDFAVTAADAGRPASFPEQIRVPFVAESALSGIQRKITQNDKLWYKRTFTVPSGWNGRRVQLHFGASDWRTTVWVNDRQAGATHDGGFDSFSHDITALLNSGTNTVVISVWDPTQTGTQAVGKQRLNDVTPHPGGGIFYTAASGIWQTVWLEPVAAAHITRLDMVPDLTNNRLRVTVRGAGTSGHQARVTVSAGGTTVGTATGPVGGEFTVPVPNARRWSPDDPFLYDVRADLLSGTAAVDSVGSYAGMRSIGLARVDGVLRPVLNGEFVFQTGTLDQGYWPDGIYTAPTDAALRYDLQKHKDLGFNMVRKHIKVEPQRWFHWADRLGLLVWQDMPSMERTPDAAGRTQWEAEYDRIIDQHRSSPSLVMWVNQNEGWGQYDQARIADEVKAYDPSRLVDNMSGVNCCGAVDGGNGDVVDHHVYVGPGTTVPSATRAAVLGEFGGLGLKVAGHEWYPGGGFSYEDQPDPAHLDDRFVGLIDGIREVRLPRGLSASVYTEITDVENEANGLLTYDRQVVKVDEARVRAANRALIDASRSPAAPVTLPTGQYRSLRVTTPGYTDRYLRHRDGAAFTDVVNGGSDALLRSDATWRIVPGLADSTCYSFESRNYPGEYLRHRDHRVYKEGGSGDLFRADATFCPVRGANGGVRLSAHNFPGQYLRHFGAELWLATPGGTHTWDSPSRFTEDTTWAVEAPWAP